One stretch of Marinobacterium iners DNA includes these proteins:
- a CDS encoding TrmH family RNA methyltransferase gives MKLDDIKKLQQKKYRSELGACLVEGEHLVLELQQALQLRPELQAAELYLTEEYRDWPTPLVKHEIGSKQMRALSATKSPQGILAVLPIDAIRPVSADGDIAIYLHEVQDPGNLGTILRTLAWFGGFRCLLSPNSVDPFNPKVIRASMGAIFHVPLELDVPLESLAERYKRIGCLDMQGEPLSAPTFSECDCYLFGNEARGVPREQLDSLSACPFTITGSGQIESLNLATAVSLSVYERRR, from the coding sequence ATGAAACTGGACGACATCAAGAAGCTGCAGCAGAAAAAGTACCGCAGCGAGCTGGGCGCCTGTCTGGTTGAGGGCGAGCATCTGGTACTGGAGCTGCAGCAGGCGTTGCAGCTCCGTCCCGAGCTGCAGGCCGCCGAACTGTATCTGACCGAAGAATACCGGGACTGGCCAACGCCGCTGGTCAAGCATGAAATCGGCAGTAAACAGATGCGTGCCCTCAGCGCCACCAAGTCGCCACAGGGAATTCTGGCGGTGCTGCCCATCGATGCGATAAGGCCGGTATCTGCCGATGGCGATATCGCCATCTATCTGCACGAAGTTCAGGACCCGGGCAATCTGGGCACAATTCTGCGCACCCTGGCCTGGTTTGGCGGCTTTCGCTGCCTGCTCAGTCCCAACAGCGTCGATCCGTTCAACCCCAAGGTGATTCGTGCCAGTATGGGGGCGATTTTCCACGTACCACTGGAACTGGATGTACCGCTGGAGAGCCTTGCTGAGCGTTATAAACGGATCGGTTGTCTCGACATGCAGGGCGAGCCGCTCAGCGCGCCCACTTTCAGCGAGTGTGACTGCTATCTGTTTGGCAACGAGGCACGCGGTGTGCCGCGTGAACAGCTCGATAGCCTGTCGGCATGCCCGTTCACCATTACGGGTTCAGGCCAGATCGAATCGCTCAATCTGGCAACGGCTGTCAGCTTGAGCGTCTACGAACGCAGGCGCTGA
- a CDS encoding TetR family transcriptional regulator: MARRTKAEAAATREALIDAAEEMFMAHGVARTTLEQIARHAGMTRGAVYWHFKNKADLFRAMLERVRMPFDELVQEIDDPALTESPLNAIRLACLKGLARLEQPRYTRVHSILLYRCEFFSDIDPITMQEEIACDIHEALLRYFALAADQQELSVAPEVAADLMNTCLSGLFHDWLRKPDAYSILSRGETLISHLIGLMTHR; the protein is encoded by the coding sequence ATGGCTAGACGCACCAAAGCCGAAGCAGCAGCCACGCGCGAAGCGTTGATTGATGCAGCAGAAGAGATGTTCATGGCTCATGGTGTAGCACGTACCACACTGGAACAGATTGCCCGTCATGCTGGCATGACACGCGGTGCTGTCTATTGGCATTTCAAGAACAAGGCTGACCTGTTCCGGGCCATGCTGGAACGGGTGCGAATGCCGTTTGATGAACTGGTGCAGGAGATTGATGATCCTGCACTGACCGAGTCCCCACTGAACGCAATTCGCCTGGCCTGCCTCAAGGGTCTGGCACGACTTGAGCAGCCCCGCTATACGCGTGTGCACTCCATTCTGTTGTACCGCTGCGAATTTTTCAGTGATATCGACCCTATCACCATGCAGGAAGAGATCGCCTGTGACATTCATGAGGCTCTGCTGCGTTATTTCGCCCTCGCCGCGGATCAGCAGGAGCTTTCAGTTGCACCAGAGGTGGCTGCCGATTTGATGAATACCTGTCTCTCCGGCCTGTTTCATGATTGGCTGCGCAAACCTGACGCGTACTCTATCCTCAGCCGTGGTGAGACACTAATTTCCCACCTGATTGGGCTGATGACCCACCGCTGA
- a CDS encoding efflux RND transporter permease subunit — MNFSNFFIGRPIFATVLAIILTLVGVVSMRVLPIEQYPSVVPPTVSVQARFPGANAETVAQTVAAPLAEAINGVENMLYMTSTSADNGIMSLSVAFDIGTDGDTNTINVNNRVQGALSQLPEQVQAQGVTVKLRSSSILMVVAMISPQGDYDNIYMQNYATLNVLDELRQVPGVGEAEVLGGGKFAMRIWMDPDKLAQYDLTPTEVAAAIRSQNTEVPAGSLAATPNANPRAYTYTVTAGGRLSSADDFRNIFLRTNADGSALLLKDVARIELGASFYGIDARLDGAGMTPIIINQQPGANALETSLAVKAKMEELAGRFPPGLDYVVPYDTTLFISSSVETVVTTFIEAFLIVGVILFVFLQNWRFTVIAMSVVPVSVIATFAGFYLFGFSINLLTLFALVLSIGIVVDDAILVVENVERVLSEDDDISVRDATIRAMKEVGGPVIATSLIMAAVFVPVAFLGGFTGQIYQQFALTVAISVGFSALMALTFTPALSAIFIKHKPRFEGSGVLHVLHAPLRLFDRVFAAVTTAYVWIVKLLVQRWVLALALTTAFSAGSWWMFSTTPTSLVPETDQGIALVSVQLPDAASLDRTSQYMGKLSEEIEQIPGVNHVVSIAGYDILSSAVNTARGIMFISLVPWEERELTVDRLVGQVMQLGAQIDGGSAIAFNMPPIMGLSTTGGFTGYLQSFGGASSEELYMASVKVMQAAAQNPALQRVFTTFNVNVPSFRANIDQQKALSYGVPLTDLNATLSNTLGNGFVNYFSYQNRNFQVYLQNEDEYRDEPEDINNIFVRAGNGERIPLSEFVTLERQVGPAVVSRFGVYLGAQFQGGPAPGYSSAQAIAAMNEIVQQELGDNWGMGWTGTAYQETTLGNTASMAIIFGILMMFLILAAQYESWSLPLAVMTATPFAFFGAIGGIVLRGLEVSVYVEIGLLVVVGLAAKNAILIVEFAELQRRELGKSIHEAAVTAAELRFRPIVMTSFAFILGTLPLALASGASDVSSHHIGTAVSVGMASVAIISSCFVPSFYAMIAHVSDWLRRKRGVAESNTAH; from the coding sequence ATGAATTTCTCCAATTTCTTCATCGGTCGGCCGATCTTTGCCACGGTGCTGGCAATTATCCTGACCCTGGTCGGGGTTGTCAGCATGCGCGTGCTGCCGATCGAGCAGTATCCCAGCGTTGTTCCCCCCACAGTGTCGGTGCAGGCACGCTTCCCCGGTGCCAATGCCGAGACCGTGGCCCAGACCGTGGCAGCCCCACTGGCCGAGGCAATCAACGGGGTCGAGAACATGTTGTACATGACCTCGACCAGTGCCGACAACGGTATCATGAGCCTGAGCGTGGCGTTTGATATCGGCACTGATGGTGATACCAACACCATCAACGTCAATAACCGTGTGCAGGGTGCGCTGTCGCAGCTGCCCGAACAGGTACAGGCGCAGGGGGTGACGGTCAAGTTGCGCTCCAGCTCTATCCTGATGGTAGTGGCGATGATTTCGCCCCAGGGTGACTACGACAACATCTACATGCAAAACTACGCCACCCTGAATGTACTGGACGAGTTGCGTCAGGTGCCGGGTGTGGGTGAAGCGGAGGTGCTCGGTGGTGGCAAGTTCGCCATGCGCATCTGGATGGACCCCGATAAGCTGGCGCAGTATGACCTGACACCAACTGAAGTGGCAGCCGCAATTCGGTCGCAGAATACCGAAGTGCCGGCAGGCAGTCTGGCGGCAACACCCAATGCGAATCCGCGTGCCTATACCTATACTGTGACGGCGGGTGGACGCCTGTCCAGTGCGGATGATTTCCGTAATATTTTCCTGCGCACCAATGCTGACGGTTCGGCGCTATTGTTGAAAGATGTGGCGCGTATCGAGCTGGGTGCCTCATTCTACGGTATCGATGCACGTCTTGATGGGGCCGGTATGACGCCCATTATCATCAACCAGCAGCCGGGCGCCAACGCGCTGGAAACATCACTGGCGGTCAAGGCCAAGATGGAAGAGCTGGCCGGACGCTTTCCGCCGGGTCTGGATTACGTAGTACCGTACGACACCACGCTGTTTATAAGTTCATCCGTTGAAACCGTGGTGACGACCTTCATCGAGGCGTTCCTGATCGTTGGCGTGATTCTGTTCGTGTTCCTGCAGAACTGGCGCTTTACCGTGATCGCCATGTCGGTGGTGCCGGTGTCGGTTATCGCAACCTTTGCCGGCTTCTATCTGTTCGGCTTCTCAATCAACCTGCTGACATTGTTTGCGCTGGTGCTGTCGATCGGGATCGTCGTGGACGATGCCATTCTGGTAGTGGAAAACGTTGAGCGTGTGTTGAGTGAAGATGATGACATCAGCGTGCGTGATGCCACCATCCGAGCAATGAAAGAGGTGGGCGGCCCTGTTATTGCGACTTCGCTTATCATGGCGGCCGTGTTTGTGCCGGTAGCGTTCCTGGGCGGTTTTACCGGCCAGATCTACCAACAGTTTGCCCTGACGGTGGCGATCTCGGTTGGCTTTTCGGCCCTGATGGCACTGACCTTTACACCGGCCCTGTCGGCCATTTTCATTAAACACAAGCCGCGTTTCGAAGGTTCGGGTGTGTTGCACGTATTGCATGCGCCACTTCGCCTGTTTGATCGCGTGTTTGCGGCTGTTACAACTGCCTATGTCTGGATCGTTAAGCTGCTGGTACAGCGTTGGGTGCTTGCACTGGCGCTGACCACTGCGTTCAGTGCCGGTTCCTGGTGGATGTTCAGCACGACGCCGACTTCTTTGGTACCGGAAACGGATCAGGGGATTGCGTTGGTCAGTGTTCAGCTGCCCGATGCCGCTTCACTGGATCGAACCAGTCAGTACATGGGTAAGCTGAGTGAGGAGATCGAGCAGATCCCCGGCGTTAATCATGTCGTGTCAATTGCAGGCTATGACATCCTTTCCAGTGCGGTTAACACCGCTCGGGGTATCATGTTCATTAGTCTGGTGCCCTGGGAAGAGCGTGAACTGACAGTTGACCGGCTGGTGGGCCAGGTGATGCAGTTGGGTGCACAGATTGACGGTGGTAGTGCCATCGCCTTCAACATGCCGCCGATTATGGGACTCTCAACAACAGGCGGTTTTACCGGCTATCTGCAGTCCTTTGGCGGTGCCAGCTCGGAAGAGCTGTACATGGCATCGGTGAAAGTGATGCAGGCCGCCGCCCAGAATCCTGCGCTGCAGCGGGTATTCACCACCTTCAACGTGAATGTGCCCTCGTTCCGCGCCAACATCGACCAGCAGAAAGCCCTGAGCTACGGGGTGCCACTGACCGATCTGAACGCAACCCTGTCGAATACGCTGGGTAATGGTTTTGTGAACTATTTCAGCTATCAAAACCGCAACTTCCAGGTGTATCTGCAGAACGAAGATGAGTACCGTGACGAACCCGAAGATATCAATAATATCTTTGTGCGTGCGGGAAATGGCGAGCGGATTCCTCTGTCCGAGTTCGTAACGCTGGAACGTCAGGTTGGTCCGGCGGTGGTATCCCGTTTCGGCGTCTATCTGGGTGCCCAGTTCCAGGGCGGACCGGCACCGGGATACAGCTCGGCTCAGGCCATAGCTGCCATGAACGAGATTGTACAGCAGGAGCTGGGTGACAACTGGGGCATGGGCTGGACCGGTACGGCCTATCAGGAAACAACCCTGGGGAATACGGCTTCCATGGCGATCATCTTCGGTATTCTGATGATGTTCCTGATTCTGGCGGCACAGTACGAAAGCTGGTCCCTGCCATTGGCGGTTATGACCGCCACGCCGTTTGCCTTTTTTGGTGCCATCGGCGGGATTGTGCTGCGGGGACTGGAGGTGTCCGTCTATGTCGAGATCGGCCTGTTAGTGGTGGTGGGGCTTGCCGCGAAAAACGCCATTCTGATCGTGGAATTCGCCGAACTACAGCGCAGGGAGTTGGGCAAATCAATTCATGAAGCGGCTGTTACCGCAGCTGAGTTGCGTTTCCGCCCAATCGTTATGACCTCTTTTGCCTTTATTCTCGGTACCCTGCCGTTGGCACTGGCCAGCGGTGCCAGCGATGTGAGCAGTCATCATATCGGTACGGCGGTGTCGGTCGGTATGGCGTCGGTGGCGATCATTTCCAGCTGCTTCGTGCCGAGTTTCTACGCCATGATTGCACATGTGTCTGACTGGCTCAGACGCAAGCGTGGTGTGGCTGAGTCAAATACGGCTCACTGA
- a CDS encoding NAD(P)/FAD-dependent oxidoreductase — translation MIRLSELSLPLDHPEIALRQAILKRLELADDELLDFSVFKRSYDARKKNTEITFVYIIHLDVKDEAAVLARFVDDPHVTMAPDTEYHPVAVAPADLAERPLVIGFGPCGLFAATILAQMGFKPIVLERGRDVRKRTQDTWALWRQHNLSTESNVQFGEGGAGLFSDGKLYSQVKDPKFYGRKVMQEFVDHGAPDNILYVNKPHIGTFRLTTVVSRMRQSIIEMGGEIRFESKVTDLLLENGEVKGVTLADGGQLLSRHVVLALGHSARDTFRMLHQREVHIEPKPFAIGFRIEHPQSMIDRARLGKYAGHEELGAADYKLIHHAKNGRAVYSFCMCPGGQVVAATSEEGRVVTNGMSQYSRKERNANAGIVVGINPEQDFPGGPLAGIELQEKLESIAYQLGGCDYRAPAQLVGDFLRGRPSEKLGEVEPSYQPGVKLCDLAEALPDYVIEAMREALPAFGRKIRGFDREDAVLTGIESRTSSPIRITRDPHTLQSLNVRGLYPAGEGAGYAGGILSAGIDGIKVAEAVALDILQQRETESA, via the coding sequence ATGATCCGTCTCAGCGAACTGTCACTTCCTCTTGATCATCCTGAAATCGCCCTGCGTCAGGCCATTCTGAAACGGCTTGAGCTGGCGGATGACGAGCTGCTCGATTTCAGCGTGTTCAAGCGTAGCTACGATGCGCGCAAGAAGAACACCGAGATTACCTTCGTCTACATTATCCACCTGGATGTGAAAGATGAGGCTGCCGTGCTGGCGCGCTTTGTCGATGATCCGCATGTGACCATGGCGCCGGATACGGAGTATCACCCAGTTGCCGTGGCACCCGCCGATCTGGCTGAACGACCGCTGGTGATCGGTTTTGGTCCTTGTGGTCTGTTTGCCGCCACGATTCTGGCGCAGATGGGGTTCAAGCCGATCGTGCTTGAACGCGGCCGTGATGTTCGCAAGCGTACCCAGGATACCTGGGCGCTCTGGCGTCAGCACAATCTGAGTACCGAATCCAACGTCCAGTTTGGCGAAGGTGGAGCAGGGCTGTTTTCGGATGGCAAGCTCTATTCACAGGTCAAGGACCCCAAATTCTATGGCCGCAAGGTGATGCAGGAGTTTGTTGATCACGGTGCGCCGGACAATATCCTGTATGTCAACAAGCCGCATATCGGCACCTTCCGCTTGACCACGGTAGTATCAAGGATGCGTCAGAGCATCATTGAGATGGGGGGCGAAATTCGGTTTGAATCCAAAGTCACTGACTTGCTGCTGGAGAATGGCGAAGTCAAGGGCGTGACCCTGGCTGATGGCGGTCAGTTGCTGAGCCGTCATGTAGTTTTGGCGCTGGGGCACAGTGCGCGTGATACCTTCCGTATGCTGCACCAGCGCGAAGTACATATCGAACCCAAGCCCTTCGCCATTGGTTTTCGTATTGAGCACCCGCAGTCGATGATCGACCGGGCGCGTTTAGGCAAATATGCAGGTCATGAAGAGCTGGGAGCGGCGGATTACAAGCTGATCCACCATGCCAAAAACGGCCGGGCTGTTTACAGCTTCTGCATGTGCCCGGGTGGTCAGGTGGTTGCGGCGACCTCGGAAGAGGGACGCGTGGTCACCAATGGTATGAGCCAGTATTCGCGCAAGGAGCGTAATGCCAATGCGGGCATTGTTGTTGGCATCAACCCGGAACAGGATTTTCCCGGTGGGCCGCTGGCCGGGATCGAACTGCAGGAAAAGCTGGAGTCGATCGCCTATCAGTTGGGTGGATGTGATTACCGTGCCCCGGCTCAGCTGGTAGGGGACTTTTTACGCGGTCGTCCTTCCGAAAAACTGGGCGAAGTCGAGCCTTCCTATCAGCCCGGGGTCAAACTCTGTGACTTGGCCGAAGCGTTGCCGGATTACGTGATCGAGGCCATGCGCGAGGCGCTGCCGGCCTTTGGGCGCAAGATCCGTGGCTTTGACCGCGAAGATGCGGTGCTGACCGGGATTGAATCGCGTACCTCATCGCCGATTCGCATCACTCGCGACCCACACACCCTGCAGAGTCTCAATGTGCGCGGCCTTTACCCTGCCGGTGAGGGGGCAGGGTATGCCGGTGGTATTCTGTCGGCCGGTATTGATGGCATCAAGGTGGCGGAAGCGGTGGCACTGGACATTCTGCAGCAGCGGGAAACCGAATCGGCATGA
- a CDS encoding PepSY domain-containing protein: MMRSYLLQVHRWLALLLTPLFLLITLTGMVLALKPVLADLSAPPYTGAVEVSQVQALLESASADGPVVAIERSATSGQWVIPALGEYRLSDGVRVGPSETSGGAFFDWIKDLHKDLLVDAGWLVEWATWAMLAIVVAGILLGWPKFKQSLLGWHQFLGVWLFPLVLLLPLTGILMTLHVARPDLGLQRGAEPTSLQQGLEQAAGEHNLSGLISARGFKSGSLLIETEEAMLVVSGDQVTPIDLSSNWPKMLHEGLWGGWVSGLFNMLVGMLVMGLTLTGFISWLRRRQAARISDIRSGAEVLIVFASQTGTAQGLATVTAATFEKSGIIADQGSIAAFPASKWHAYQQVLVICSTTGEGELPDNARSWVSGIKARQLEGVSFSLLALGDRRYTHFCAGGQRLRTELIKAGAHERLTLHEVDGDPAVGWQQWLRQLAEYNNWNLQIGGMAVQRQRCEATLIERTRLDTPMGDDSPHSYSLTFAVPESTRFAPGDLFQFQPRPDAEPRTYSIGSDYETSPGKVRLTVGLLRYETEQGNEVLGLGSSELCLNWPLNESRSVELVAHPGFNPPQNSEHPMILVATGCGIAPFIGFLEARAATDRKGPVWLLFGNRHEKGDFLYGEQIKALKEQGVITNLDTVFSRDGGDQRYITERIEHRGDQLLEWINRGANLYICGRASTLGRGIDGVLMQLLQRKGASKAEAEAELARWVNEGIMHRDLFD, from the coding sequence ATGATGAGATCGTACCTGCTGCAGGTGCACCGTTGGCTTGCTCTGCTCCTGACCCCCTTGTTTTTGTTGATTACGTTGACCGGTATGGTGCTGGCGCTCAAGCCTGTGCTGGCCGATCTTTCGGCACCGCCTTACACCGGGGCTGTTGAGGTTAGCCAGGTGCAGGCTTTACTGGAAAGTGCGTCTGCCGATGGGCCGGTTGTCGCCATCGAACGCAGTGCAACGTCCGGTCAATGGGTTATACCTGCGCTGGGTGAGTACCGCCTGAGCGATGGAGTGCGTGTTGGTCCCAGTGAGACGTCCGGTGGGGCGTTCTTTGACTGGATCAAAGATCTGCACAAGGATCTGCTGGTTGATGCCGGCTGGTTGGTGGAGTGGGCGACTTGGGCAATGCTGGCAATAGTAGTGGCTGGTATTTTGTTGGGCTGGCCAAAGTTCAAGCAGTCACTGCTGGGCTGGCACCAATTCCTGGGTGTGTGGCTGTTTCCGTTAGTCCTGCTACTGCCGTTGACCGGTATTCTGATGACCTTGCATGTAGCACGTCCTGATCTGGGCCTGCAGCGCGGGGCGGAGCCCACCTCGTTGCAACAGGGTCTGGAGCAGGCGGCGGGCGAGCATAACCTGTCGGGGTTGATCAGTGCGCGTGGTTTCAAGTCAGGTTCGTTGTTGATCGAAACCGAGGAAGCCATGTTGGTGGTCAGTGGCGATCAGGTGACTCCCATCGATTTGTCCTCCAACTGGCCCAAAATGTTACATGAAGGGCTTTGGGGTGGTTGGGTATCCGGGCTTTTCAACATGCTGGTTGGGATGCTCGTTATGGGGCTGACGCTGACAGGGTTCATCAGCTGGTTGAGGCGTCGACAAGCCGCTCGTATCAGCGATATCCGTTCAGGTGCAGAGGTACTGATCGTCTTTGCCAGTCAGACCGGCACAGCTCAGGGCTTGGCCACTGTAACCGCAGCCACTTTTGAAAAGTCAGGGATTATTGCCGACCAGGGATCGATTGCCGCGTTTCCTGCCAGTAAGTGGCATGCTTACCAACAGGTGCTGGTGATCTGTTCGACTACCGGTGAAGGTGAGCTACCGGATAATGCCCGTAGCTGGGTGAGCGGAATCAAAGCCAGGCAGCTGGAAGGCGTGTCATTCAGTCTTTTGGCACTGGGTGATCGCCGCTATACCCATTTTTGTGCCGGTGGCCAGCGCTTGCGGACTGAGTTGATCAAGGCTGGTGCCCATGAACGACTGACTTTGCACGAGGTGGATGGTGACCCCGCCGTTGGTTGGCAGCAATGGTTGCGACAGCTCGCCGAGTACAACAACTGGAACCTGCAGATCGGTGGTATGGCCGTGCAACGGCAACGGTGTGAGGCGACACTGATTGAGCGTACCCGTCTGGATACTCCGATGGGTGACGATAGCCCTCACAGTTACAGCCTGACGTTTGCCGTGCCGGAAAGTACCCGTTTTGCCCCCGGTGACCTGTTCCAGTTTCAGCCCCGACCTGATGCAGAGCCGCGCACCTACTCAATCGGTTCGGATTATGAGACAAGCCCCGGCAAGGTGCGCCTGACGGTAGGGTTGCTGCGATATGAAACTGAACAGGGTAATGAGGTTCTGGGTCTCGGCAGCAGTGAACTCTGTTTGAACTGGCCGCTGAACGAATCACGGAGTGTCGAACTGGTGGCTCATCCGGGGTTCAATCCGCCTCAGAACTCAGAGCATCCGATGATCCTGGTAGCGACTGGTTGTGGCATTGCACCCTTTATCGGATTTCTTGAGGCGCGCGCTGCCACGGATCGAAAGGGACCGGTTTGGCTGCTGTTTGGTAACCGTCACGAGAAAGGTGACTTCCTGTATGGAGAGCAGATCAAGGCGCTCAAAGAGCAGGGCGTTATCACCAATCTTGATACCGTCTTCTCTCGTGATGGTGGTGATCAACGCTATATCACCGAGCGGATTGAACACCGGGGTGATCAACTGCTGGAATGGATCAACCGGGGTGCCAACCTGTATATCTGTGGTCGCGCATCTACGCTGGGGAGGGGGATCGACGGCGTGCTGATGCAGTTACTGCAACGCAAGGGGGCCAGCAAGGCTGAAGCAGAGGCTGAACTGGCACGTTGGGTCAACGAAGGCATCATGCACCGCGACCTTTTCGACTGA
- a CDS encoding efflux RND transporter periplasmic adaptor subunit, translating into MKTAFHTGRAVLLALAASLLVACGSDEAPQSAAAPGGQALPPVTTEVLTVKRQDIPLQKSYSSLLRSDDEVTLVARVTGVLETRQFEQGDWVEQGDLLYTIEPELYQARVNERAADLKSAQAELDRARRDAERYQQLLSRNSVSRQQVDQAEAEQSVAQARVAQAEAALASARIDLNYTQVKAPVAGMVGLSQINLGNLVNAGSELVTITPLDPLEVRFQLPQRDAFELRKQLAAGETDIREIRASLQLAGNNGTQSLTLQGQMDFLGSRVDESTSTVQASARFENPDAQVLPGQFVRVSIEGLKRFNVIAVPEIAVTQGLMGPQVFVIDEEGKARAQAVQLGEIAGEWQIILEGLEEGVQVVSGDPSGIKPGTPIQAAAADEAAEEANAE; encoded by the coding sequence ATGAAAACAGCTTTTCATACCGGTCGGGCAGTTCTGCTGGCTCTGGCGGCATCGCTGCTGGTGGCCTGTGGCAGCGACGAAGCGCCTCAGAGTGCTGCCGCCCCCGGCGGGCAGGCACTTCCGCCGGTGACGACCGAAGTACTAACCGTCAAGCGACAGGATATTCCGCTACAAAAATCATATTCATCATTGCTGCGCAGCGATGACGAAGTCACGTTAGTAGCGCGTGTGACCGGGGTGCTGGAAACGCGTCAGTTCGAGCAGGGTGACTGGGTTGAGCAGGGGGATCTGCTCTATACCATCGAGCCAGAGTTGTATCAGGCTCGCGTCAACGAACGGGCTGCAGACCTGAAAAGTGCCCAGGCAGAGCTGGACCGCGCCCGCCGCGATGCGGAGCGTTATCAGCAGCTACTCAGTCGCAATTCAGTCAGTCGTCAGCAGGTCGATCAGGCAGAGGCTGAACAGAGTGTTGCTCAGGCCCGTGTTGCTCAGGCAGAGGCGGCACTGGCCAGTGCGCGTATTGACTTGAATTACACCCAGGTGAAGGCACCGGTTGCCGGCATGGTTGGACTCAGCCAGATCAATCTGGGCAATCTGGTCAATGCCGGTTCAGAACTGGTGACCATCACTCCGCTGGACCCGCTTGAAGTACGCTTCCAGCTGCCGCAACGGGATGCCTTTGAGCTGCGCAAGCAGCTGGCTGCCGGAGAGACTGATATTCGAGAAATTCGGGCCTCGCTTCAGCTGGCTGGCAACAACGGTACCCAGTCCCTGACTCTGCAAGGGCAGATGGACTTTCTGGGATCTCGAGTGGATGAGAGCACAAGTACTGTGCAGGCCTCTGCCCGCTTTGAAAACCCTGATGCACAGGTACTGCCGGGGCAGTTTGTGCGTGTCAGCATCGAAGGGCTGAAGCGTTTCAATGTGATTGCCGTGCCTGAAATTGCCGTTACTCAGGGGCTGATGGGGCCTCAGGTATTTGTAATTGATGAAGAAGGCAAGGCCCGTGCACAGGCGGTTCAGCTGGGTGAGATTGCCGGTGAATGGCAGATCATTCTCGAAGGGCTGGAAGAGGGTGTACAGGTTGTATCCGGTGATCCTTCCGGTATCAAGCCGGGTACGCCGATCCAGGCAGCCGCCGCCGATGAAGCGGCAGAGGAGGCGAACGCCGAATGA
- the msrB gene encoding peptide-methionine (R)-S-oxide reductase MsrB, whose product MIIRNGYLAGGILALALSVFASTRLTAADTPATPDLSQYQVATFAGGCFWCVEQGFEKIPGVIEAVSGYSGGTEPNPTYEQVSSGSTGHTEAVQVYYDPTLITYKGLVEGFWRFMDPTDAKGQFVDRGQQYRPAIFYHDDQQRQVAESSRDALAASGRYDKPVVIEITPFSTFYEAEDYHQDYYKKNPVRYRFYTHNSGRYQFIEQVWGDDQTLDFSQFSPTKAESGSTEMGPLGKDYQRPSDEVLRQRLTPEQFKVTREDSTERAFENEYWDEKRPGIYVDVISGEPLFSSRDKYKSGTGWPSFTQPISEGMVTEHEDRSWFMTRTEIRSALADSHLGHVFNDGPAPTGLRYCMNSAAMRFIPFEEMEAQGYGDWIDAVR is encoded by the coding sequence ATGATTATCCGAAATGGATACCTTGCTGGCGGCATACTTGCGCTGGCACTGTCTGTATTTGCATCAACACGGCTGACCGCAGCTGACACCCCAGCTACTCCTGACCTGTCGCAGTATCAAGTAGCAACCTTTGCCGGGGGCTGTTTCTGGTGCGTCGAGCAGGGCTTCGAAAAAATTCCCGGTGTTATTGAAGCCGTCTCAGGCTACAGCGGCGGCACCGAGCCAAACCCGACCTATGAACAGGTGTCCTCAGGCAGCACAGGTCATACCGAAGCCGTACAGGTCTACTATGATCCGACCCTGATCACCTACAAGGGGCTTGTAGAAGGCTTCTGGCGTTTCATGGACCCCACCGACGCCAAGGGCCAGTTTGTCGACCGTGGGCAACAGTATCGTCCGGCCATTTTCTATCATGATGATCAGCAGCGACAGGTTGCCGAATCCTCTCGTGATGCCCTGGCCGCGTCCGGGCGCTATGACAAACCGGTGGTGATCGAGATCACGCCCTTCAGCACATTCTATGAAGCAGAAGACTACCATCAGGACTATTACAAAAAGAACCCGGTGCGGTATCGCTTTTACACCCACAACTCAGGGCGTTACCAGTTTATCGAGCAAGTCTGGGGGGATGATCAAACACTCGACTTCAGCCAGTTTAGCCCAACTAAAGCCGAGTCTGGCAGTACAGAGATGGGGCCACTTGGGAAGGACTATCAGCGCCCCTCGGATGAGGTTCTGCGTCAGCGTCTGACACCGGAGCAGTTCAAGGTGACACGCGAGGATAGTACTGAACGCGCCTTTGAAAATGAATATTGGGATGAAAAACGTCCCGGCATTTACGTTGATGTCATTTCAGGCGAGCCACTGTTCTCATCACGCGACAAGTATAAATCCGGTACCGGCTGGCCCAGTTTTACGCAGCCCATCAGCGAGGGTATGGTCACTGAGCACGAGGACCGTTCATGGTTTATGACCCGAACTGAAATTCGCAGTGCACTGGCCGATTCACACTTGGGCCATGTATTCAATGATGGTCCAGCACCCACCGGACTGCGCTACTGCATGAATTCGGCAGCCATGCGTTTCATTCCGTTTGAGGAGATGGAAGCACAGGGCTATGGTGACTGGATAGACGCGGTTCGCTGA